A region from the Rosa rugosa chromosome 6, drRosRugo1.1, whole genome shotgun sequence genome encodes:
- the LOC133717669 gene encoding agamous-like MADS-box protein MADS3 isoform X3: protein MGRGRVELKRIENKINRQVTFSKRRNGLLKKAYELSVLCDAEVALIVFSSRGKLYEFSSAGSMTQTLERYQRSSFSPHDNATKRETECWFEEVSKLRAKYDSLLRTQRHLLGEDLGPLSVKELQNLEKQLEGALTQARQRKERQLGDLNLQLRDKLQKEGENLKAIQDFWSSNSAAAGNSNFLHSSQASHIDPAPEPILQIGYHHYVSAESADVPKSMAMAAETNFIQGWVL from the exons ATGGGGAGGGGAAGAGTGGAGCTCAAGAGAATTGAGAACAAGATCAACCGCCAGGTGACTTTTTCAAAGAGGAGAAATGGTTTGCTCAAAAAAGCATATGAGCTCTCTGTGCTTTGTGATGCTGAGGTTGCCCTTATCGTCTTCTCTAGTCGAGGCAAGCTCTATGAGTTTTCAAGTGCTGG TAGTATGACCCAAACCCTTGAGAGATACCAACGAAGCAGCTTCAGTCCTCATGACAACGCCACCAAACGGGAAACAGAG TGCTGGTTTGAAGAAGTCTCAAAACTGAGAGCTAAATATGACTCACTTCTGCGTACTCAAAG GCATTTGCTTGGGGAAGACCTTGGACCACTGAGTGTGAAGGAGTTGCAAAATCTTGAAAAACAGCTTGAAGGAGCTCTTACACAAGCCAGACAAAGGAAG GAGCGACAGCTTGGAGACCTTAACCTGCAGCTTAGGGATAAG CTTCAGAAGGAGGGTGAAAATCTCAAAGCCATTCAAGACTTCTGGAGCTCTAATAGTGCAGCAGCTGGGAATAGCAACTTCTTGCATTCTTCACAAGCCAGCCACATTGATCCCGCACCTGAACCCATCTTACAAATTGG GTACCATCACTATGTTTCTGCTGAATCCGCAGATGTTCCGAAAAGCATGGCCATGGCTGCCGAGACCAACTTCATCCAGGGATGGGTGCTTTGA
- the LOC133714927 gene encoding MADS-box protein SOC1 isoform X1, whose product MVRGKTQMRRIENATSRQVTFSKRRSGLLKKAFELSILCDAEVALIIFSPRGKLYEFASSSMQTTIERYEKHTKDNQANNKSVASEQNVQQLKHEATSMMKQIEHLEVSKRKLLGESLGLCSIDELQEIEQQLERSVNSIRARKAQVYKEQIEQLREKERVLTAENQRLNEKCETMQPRQPVSEQRENLACPESSPSSDVETELFIGLPERRSKH is encoded by the exons atggtgCGAGGCAAAACCCAGATGAGGCGGATAGAGAACGCCACGAGCCGTCAAGTCACCTTCTCGAAGCGCCGAAGCGGTCTTCTGAAGAAGGCTTTCGAGCTCTCCATTCTCTGCGACGCTGAGGTTGCGCTCATCATCTTCTCTCCGAGAGGAAAGCTCTACGAATTCGCAAGCTCCAG CATGCAGACAACTATAGAACGTTATGAGAAGCATACAAAAGACAACCAAGCCAACAACAAATCTGTTGCCAGTGAACAAAATGTGCAG CAGCTCAAGCATGAAGCAACTAGCATGATGAAGCAGATAGAGCATCTTGAAGTTTCGAAACG GAAACTATTGGGAGAGAGTCTAGGACTATGCAGCATTGACGAACTGCAAGAAATAGAGCAACAGTTGGAGAGGAGTGTGAACAGCATTCGAGCAAGGAAG GCACAGGTTTACAAGGAACAGATTGAGCAATTGAGAGAAAAG GAAAGAGTCCTCACAGCTGAAAATCAGAGGCTAAATGAGAAG TGTGAGACTATGCAACCGAGGCAACCAGTAAGTGAGCAGAGAGAAAACTTAGCCTGCCCTGAAAGTAGTCCAAGTTCAGATGTTGAGACTGAATTGTTCATTGGACTGCCAGAAAGAAGATCGAAGCACTAG
- the LOC133717669 gene encoding agamous-like MADS-box protein MADS3 isoform X2 has product MGRGRVELKRIENKINRQVTFSKRRNGLLKKAYELSVLCDAEVALIVFSSRGKLYEFSSAGMTQTLERYQRSSFSPHDNATKRETECWFEEVSKLRAKYDSLLRTQRHLLGEDLGPLSVKELQNLEKQLEGALTQARQRKTQIMIEQMEHLRKKERQLGDLNLQLRDKLQKEGENLKAIQDFWSSNSAAAGNSNFLHSSQASHIDPAPEPILQIGYHHYVSAESADVPKSMAMAAETNFIQGWVL; this is encoded by the exons ATGGGGAGGGGAAGAGTGGAGCTCAAGAGAATTGAGAACAAGATCAACCGCCAGGTGACTTTTTCAAAGAGGAGAAATGGTTTGCTCAAAAAAGCATATGAGCTCTCTGTGCTTTGTGATGCTGAGGTTGCCCTTATCGTCTTCTCTAGTCGAGGCAAGCTCTATGAGTTTTCAAGTGCTGG TATGACCCAAACCCTTGAGAGATACCAACGAAGCAGCTTCAGTCCTCATGACAACGCCACCAAACGGGAAACAGAG TGCTGGTTTGAAGAAGTCTCAAAACTGAGAGCTAAATATGACTCACTTCTGCGTACTCAAAG GCATTTGCTTGGGGAAGACCTTGGACCACTGAGTGTGAAGGAGTTGCAAAATCTTGAAAAACAGCTTGAAGGAGCTCTTACACAAGCCAGACAAAGGAAG ACACAGATTATGATTGAACAAATGGAACACCTGCGCAAAAAG GAGCGACAGCTTGGAGACCTTAACCTGCAGCTTAGGGATAAG CTTCAGAAGGAGGGTGAAAATCTCAAAGCCATTCAAGACTTCTGGAGCTCTAATAGTGCAGCAGCTGGGAATAGCAACTTCTTGCATTCTTCACAAGCCAGCCACATTGATCCCGCACCTGAACCCATCTTACAAATTGG GTACCATCACTATGTTTCTGCTGAATCCGCAGATGTTCCGAAAAGCATGGCCATGGCTGCCGAGACCAACTTCATCCAGGGATGGGTGCTTTGA
- the LOC133714927 gene encoding MADS-box protein SOC1 isoform X2 produces the protein MVRGKTQMRRIENATSRQVTFSKRRSGLLKKAFELSILCDAEVALIIFSPRGKLYEFASSSMQTTIERYEKHTKDNQANNKSVASEQNVQLKHEATSMMKQIEHLEVSKRKLLGESLGLCSIDELQEIEQQLERSVNSIRARKAQVYKEQIEQLREKERVLTAENQRLNEKCETMQPRQPVSEQRENLACPESSPSSDVETELFIGLPERRSKH, from the exons atggtgCGAGGCAAAACCCAGATGAGGCGGATAGAGAACGCCACGAGCCGTCAAGTCACCTTCTCGAAGCGCCGAAGCGGTCTTCTGAAGAAGGCTTTCGAGCTCTCCATTCTCTGCGACGCTGAGGTTGCGCTCATCATCTTCTCTCCGAGAGGAAAGCTCTACGAATTCGCAAGCTCCAG CATGCAGACAACTATAGAACGTTATGAGAAGCATACAAAAGACAACCAAGCCAACAACAAATCTGTTGCCAGTGAACAAAATGTGCAG CTCAAGCATGAAGCAACTAGCATGATGAAGCAGATAGAGCATCTTGAAGTTTCGAAACG GAAACTATTGGGAGAGAGTCTAGGACTATGCAGCATTGACGAACTGCAAGAAATAGAGCAACAGTTGGAGAGGAGTGTGAACAGCATTCGAGCAAGGAAG GCACAGGTTTACAAGGAACAGATTGAGCAATTGAGAGAAAAG GAAAGAGTCCTCACAGCTGAAAATCAGAGGCTAAATGAGAAG TGTGAGACTATGCAACCGAGGCAACCAGTAAGTGAGCAGAGAGAAAACTTAGCCTGCCCTGAAAGTAGTCCAAGTTCAGATGTTGAGACTGAATTGTTCATTGGACTGCCAGAAAGAAGATCGAAGCACTAG
- the LOC133717668 gene encoding probable fructokinase-7 — translation MPMGCGCFPRTSRKSNHLKLPRLPSMTDSIKSLSPRKKDAPERSTLVVCFGEMLIDFVPTSAGVSLADAEGFKKAAGGAPANVAVGISRLGGSAAFMGKVGADEFGYMLSNILKENNVDNSGMCFDQHARTALAFVTLRSDGEREFMFYRNPSADMLLTKEELNVDLIKKANIFHYGSISLIEEPCKSAHLAAMDVAKKAGCILSYDPNLRLPLWPSAEAAQKGIMSIWNLADIIKISEEEITFLTGGDDPYDDDVVLNKLYHPNLKLLLVTEGPAGCRYYTKEFKGKVAGIKADCVDTTGAGDSFVGSVLNSLASDPDLFKNEQRLKEALKFANACGAITVEKKGAIPALPTKEAVHKVLSQTSA, via the exons ATGCCGATGGGTTGTGGCTGCTTCCCCAGGACATCCCGAAAGTCCAATCACCTCAAGTTACCTAGGCTGCCCTCCATGACCG ATTCAATCAAATCATTATCTCCCAGGAAAAAGGATGCCCCAGAGAGGAGCACACTGGTCGTTTGCTTCGGAGAGATGTTGATTGATTTTGTCCCAACGAGTGCTGGAGTTTCTCTTGCTGATGCAGAAGGTTTCAAGAAAGCTGCTGGTGGAGCTCCTGCTAATGTTGCAGTTGGAATCTCAAGATTAGGAGGCTCAGCAGCTTTTATGGGCAAG GTTGGTGCAGATGAGTTTGGATACATGCTGTCTAATATTCTGAAGGAAAACAATGTGGACAATTCCGGCATGTGTTTTGACCAACATGCAAGGACTGCATTGGCTTTTGTTACACTGAGAAGTGATGGAGAACGCGAATTCATGTTCTATCGCAACCCGAGTGCTGATATGCTTCTCACTAAGGAAGAACTTAACGTCGACCTAATCAAAAAG GCAAATATATTTCACTATGGGTCGATTAGTCTGATTGAGGAACCATGTAAATCAGCACATCTCGCTGCGATGGACGTTGCTAAGAAGGCTGGCTGTATCCTCTCTTATGACCCGAACTTGAGATTGCCACTGTGGCCTTCTGCAGAGGCTGCTCAGAAGGGCATTATGAGCATTTGGAACCTAGCTGACATTATTAAA ATAAGTGAGGAGGAAATCACATTTTTGACTGGAGGTGATGATCCTTATGATGATGATGTGGTCTTGAACAAGCTTTATCACCCCAATCTGAAGCTTCTGTTAGTAACTGAAGGGCCAGCAGGCTGCAGATACTACACAAAG GAATTCAAGGGTAAGGTTGCAGGAATCAAAGCGGACTGTGTAGATACAACTGGAGCTGGTGACTCTTTTGTTGGCTCTGTACTCAACAGCTTGGCTTCAGACCCTGATTTGTTCAAG AATGAACAACGGTTGAAGGAGGCTCTCAAATTTGCCAATGCTTGTGGTGCTATCACTGTGGAAAAGAAAGGAGCCATTCCTGCCCTACCCACAAAAGAAGCTGTCCATAAAGTTCTTAGCCAAACATCGGCATGA
- the LOC133717669 gene encoding agamous-like MADS-box protein MADS3 isoform X1 yields MGRGRVELKRIENKINRQVTFSKRRNGLLKKAYELSVLCDAEVALIVFSSRGKLYEFSSAGSMTQTLERYQRSSFSPHDNATKRETECWFEEVSKLRAKYDSLLRTQRHLLGEDLGPLSVKELQNLEKQLEGALTQARQRKTQIMIEQMEHLRKKERQLGDLNLQLRDKLQKEGENLKAIQDFWSSNSAAAGNSNFLHSSQASHIDPAPEPILQIGYHHYVSAESADVPKSMAMAAETNFIQGWVL; encoded by the exons ATGGGGAGGGGAAGAGTGGAGCTCAAGAGAATTGAGAACAAGATCAACCGCCAGGTGACTTTTTCAAAGAGGAGAAATGGTTTGCTCAAAAAAGCATATGAGCTCTCTGTGCTTTGTGATGCTGAGGTTGCCCTTATCGTCTTCTCTAGTCGAGGCAAGCTCTATGAGTTTTCAAGTGCTGG TAGTATGACCCAAACCCTTGAGAGATACCAACGAAGCAGCTTCAGTCCTCATGACAACGCCACCAAACGGGAAACAGAG TGCTGGTTTGAAGAAGTCTCAAAACTGAGAGCTAAATATGACTCACTTCTGCGTACTCAAAG GCATTTGCTTGGGGAAGACCTTGGACCACTGAGTGTGAAGGAGTTGCAAAATCTTGAAAAACAGCTTGAAGGAGCTCTTACACAAGCCAGACAAAGGAAG ACACAGATTATGATTGAACAAATGGAACACCTGCGCAAAAAG GAGCGACAGCTTGGAGACCTTAACCTGCAGCTTAGGGATAAG CTTCAGAAGGAGGGTGAAAATCTCAAAGCCATTCAAGACTTCTGGAGCTCTAATAGTGCAGCAGCTGGGAATAGCAACTTCTTGCATTCTTCACAAGCCAGCCACATTGATCCCGCACCTGAACCCATCTTACAAATTGG GTACCATCACTATGTTTCTGCTGAATCCGCAGATGTTCCGAAAAGCATGGCCATGGCTGCCGAGACCAACTTCATCCAGGGATGGGTGCTTTGA